A stretch of Shinella zoogloeoides DNA encodes these proteins:
- a CDS encoding ABC transporter substrate-binding protein, with the protein MKTLTILLASTGLALSLGSAAFAQENATVAFLMPDQASTRYEQHDYPGFKAEMEKLCPSCTVIYQNANADVALQQQQFNSVIAQGAKVIVLDPVDSAAAAALVEIAQSQDVKVIAYDRPIPDKPADYYVSFDNQGIGKAIAQSLVDHLKAKGVPDGAGVLQINGSPTDAAAGLIRDGIHEALSASPYKTLAEFDTPDWAPPKAQEWAAGQITRFGDEIKGIVAANDGTGGGAIAALKAAGVKEMPPVTGNDATIAALQLIISGDQYNTISKPSEIVAAAAANVAVKLLKGEAPEATHKLYETPSQLFVPAVVTAENIKAEIFDKGINKPEEVCTGEYVEGCRKLGIIN; encoded by the coding sequence ATGAAGACGCTTACCATCCTGCTCGCATCGACCGGTCTTGCCCTGTCGCTCGGCAGCGCCGCTTTTGCCCAGGAAAACGCGACCGTCGCCTTCCTGATGCCCGACCAGGCTTCGACCCGCTACGAGCAGCATGACTACCCCGGCTTCAAGGCGGAGATGGAAAAGCTCTGCCCGAGCTGCACGGTCATCTACCAGAACGCCAATGCAGATGTGGCGCTCCAGCAGCAGCAGTTCAACTCGGTGATCGCGCAGGGCGCCAAGGTCATCGTGCTCGACCCGGTCGATTCCGCCGCCGCCGCCGCGCTTGTCGAAATCGCGCAGTCGCAGGACGTCAAGGTCATCGCCTATGACCGTCCGATCCCGGACAAGCCGGCCGACTACTACGTCTCCTTCGACAACCAGGGCATCGGCAAGGCCATTGCGCAGTCGCTGGTCGATCATCTGAAGGCCAAGGGCGTTCCCGATGGCGCCGGCGTGCTCCAGATCAACGGCTCGCCGACCGATGCGGCCGCGGGCCTCATCCGCGACGGCATCCACGAGGCACTTTCCGCTTCGCCCTACAAGACGCTCGCAGAATTCGATACGCCGGACTGGGCGCCGCCGAAGGCGCAGGAATGGGCCGCCGGCCAGATCACCCGCTTCGGCGACGAGATCAAGGGTATCGTGGCTGCCAACGACGGTACGGGCGGTGGCGCGATCGCTGCGCTCAAGGCCGCCGGCGTGAAGGAAATGCCGCCGGTGACGGGCAATGACGCGACGATCGCGGCGCTGCAGCTCATCATCTCGGGCGACCAGTACAACACGATCTCCAAGCCGTCCGAAATCGTGGCGGCGGCTGCGGCGAACGTTGCGGTCAAGCTGCTCAAGGGCGAAGCCCCGGAGGCGACCCACAAGCTCTACGAAACGCCTTCGCAGCTTTTCGTTCCGGCGGTCGTGACGGCGGAGAACATCAAGGCCGAGATCTTCGACAAGGGCATCAACAAGCCGGAAGAAGTCTGCACGGGCGAGTATGTTGAAGGTTGCCGCAAACTCGGCATCATCAACTAA
- a CDS encoding ABC transporter permease: MTPILADSAAPRSRTKRQSILKQIMGMPAGAIFLVFMALQIACILGALLYPDEFRYLSPQNLTILMKAVPVLGCLALGAGVLMIAGEFDLSIGSVYTFTAVLMASLVGAGVSAFVAAPLGILAGVLIGLLNGQITIRFGLPSFIVTLGGLLFWRGAVLLYNGAVQVRFDPEPIFTSLFAGTVFGINAAFVWIVLFVVGFHFLLHRHRFGNHVFATGGNRGAAEAIGINTNRVKLIAFAIAGGMAAMAGILATARVGSVQPGQGAGLELQAIAACVIGGLSLRGGRGSIVGIFLGVLLIHTITDVLLLLRAPGFYLDMFIATLIVLAAIFNHLIERRGVA, encoded by the coding sequence GTGACACCCATCCTTGCCGACAGTGCCGCGCCCCGTTCGCGCACGAAAAGACAATCCATCCTCAAACAGATCATGGGCATGCCCGCCGGTGCGATCTTCCTCGTCTTCATGGCGTTGCAGATCGCCTGCATCCTGGGCGCGCTGCTCTATCCCGATGAGTTCCGCTATCTCTCACCCCAGAATCTGACGATCCTGATGAAGGCCGTACCGGTGCTCGGCTGCCTGGCGCTCGGCGCCGGCGTGCTGATGATCGCGGGTGAGTTCGACCTGTCCATCGGTTCCGTCTACACCTTCACCGCCGTGTTGATGGCGAGCCTCGTCGGTGCCGGCGTCAGCGCCTTCGTCGCCGCTCCGCTCGGTATTCTTGCGGGTGTCCTGATCGGCCTTCTCAACGGCCAGATCACGATCCGCTTCGGCCTGCCGTCCTTCATCGTCACGCTGGGTGGCCTGTTGTTCTGGCGCGGGGCCGTGCTTCTCTACAACGGCGCGGTGCAGGTGCGCTTCGATCCCGAACCGATCTTCACCAGCCTCTTCGCCGGCACGGTCTTCGGCATCAACGCCGCCTTCGTCTGGATCGTGCTTTTCGTCGTCGGCTTCCATTTCCTGTTGCACCGCCATCGCTTCGGCAATCATGTCTTCGCGACGGGGGGCAACCGGGGCGCCGCCGAGGCGATCGGCATCAACACGAACCGAGTCAAGCTCATCGCCTTCGCCATTGCCGGCGGCATGGCCGCCATGGCGGGCATTCTTGCCACGGCGCGGGTCGGCAGCGTGCAGCCGGGGCAGGGTGCCGGCCTCGAGTTGCAGGCGATCGCCGCCTGCGTCATCGGCGGCCTGTCGCTGCGCGGTGGACGCGGCTCGATCGTCGGCATCTTCCTTGGCGTGCTGCTGATCCACACCATCACCGACGTGCTGCTTCTCCTGCGTGCACCCGGCTTCTATCTCGACATGTTCATCGCGACGCTGATCGTGCTGGCCGCCATCTTCAACCATCTCATCGAGCGGCGAGGCGTGGCGTGA
- a CDS encoding cupin domain-containing protein, whose protein sequence is MKHYTLPEDTVWTEVAPGSHRAVLSHRPEMMLVAFRFEEGAIGALHSHPHTQVSYVAEGAFDVTVDGVTTRLEQGSSFIVAPDLLHGVVALRKGMLIDTFTPRRDDFL, encoded by the coding sequence ATGAAGCACTATACCTTGCCCGAAGACACCGTCTGGACCGAGGTCGCCCCCGGCAGCCATCGCGCGGTGTTGAGCCACCGCCCCGAAATGATGCTCGTCGCCTTCCGTTTCGAGGAAGGTGCCATCGGCGCCCTGCATTCCCATCCCCATACACAGGTCAGCTATGTCGCCGAAGGCGCATTCGACGTAACCGTGGACGGCGTGACGACCCGTCTCGAGCAGGGAAGCAGCTTCATCGTCGCGCCCGATCTCCTGCATGGGGTGGTCGCGTTGAGGAAGGGCATGCTGATCGACACGTTCACACCGCGGCGCGACGACTTCCTATGA
- the kduI gene encoding 5-dehydro-4-deoxy-D-glucuronate isomerase gives MTISVSVRQVVGPEDAAKRNTQGLRDGFVIEGMFQPGRVNLTYSHLDRMIVGGVVPTDDKLEIGHIAETGTDRFLERREAAIINIGGAGVASIGGKDYPLGFQEAVYVGMGEGMLGFTSDDPTTPALFYVLSAPAHRTCPTVHITRDMAKKVHVGSAEESNHRTINQYVHPDVCESCQLLVGLTMFEPGSVWNTMPAHVHDRRMEVYLYFGMQEATRIFHFMGEPGETRHVVLKNHEAVLSPGWSIHSGAGTGCYAFIWAMAGDNMSFTDMDKVPMETLR, from the coding sequence GTGACCATTTCCGTATCTGTACGCCAGGTCGTAGGACCCGAGGACGCCGCGAAGCGCAACACACAGGGCCTTCGCGATGGCTTCGTCATCGAGGGGATGTTCCAGCCCGGCCGGGTCAATCTCACCTATAGCCATCTCGACCGCATGATCGTCGGCGGCGTGGTGCCGACGGACGATAAACTCGAGATCGGTCACATAGCCGAAACCGGAACCGATCGCTTCCTCGAGCGCCGCGAGGCAGCGATCATCAATATCGGCGGTGCCGGCGTGGCAAGCATCGGCGGCAAGGATTATCCCCTCGGCTTTCAAGAGGCGGTCTATGTTGGCATGGGGGAGGGGATGCTCGGTTTTACGAGCGACGATCCGACCACTCCCGCGCTGTTTTATGTCCTGAGCGCACCGGCGCACCGGACATGCCCGACGGTGCACATCACCCGTGACATGGCCAAGAAGGTGCATGTCGGCTCGGCGGAGGAATCCAACCACCGGACCATCAACCAGTATGTGCATCCGGATGTCTGCGAGAGTTGCCAGCTGCTCGTCGGCCTCACCATGTTCGAGCCGGGTTCCGTCTGGAACACCATGCCGGCGCATGTGCATGACAGGCGCATGGAGGTCTATCTGTATTTCGGCATGCAGGAGGCGACGCGCATCTTCCACTTCATGGGCGAACCCGGCGAGACGCGCCATGTCGTCTTGAAGAACCATGAGGCCGTGCTTTCCCCCGGCTGGTCGATTCATTCGGGTGCTGGTACCGGGTGCTACGCCTTCATCTGGGCCATGGCGGGCGACAACATGAGCTTTACCGATATGGACAAGGTGCCGATGGAAACGCTGCGATGA
- the kduD gene encoding 2-dehydro-3-deoxy-D-gluconate 5-dehydrogenase KduD, which yields MSLFDLSGRWAVVTGANTGIGRAIALGLAEAGADIVGVGRSAMTETAADVKAAGRRFVAIAADLSQAGSAAAVIGKALAAGALPDILVNNAGTIRRADSLDFTEEDWDAVLDTNLKSVFFLCQAFARAALAAERRAKIINIASMLSFQGGVRVPSYTAAKSGLAGITRLLANEWAARGINVNAIAPGYVETNNTAALRSDVERNADILKRIPAGRWARPEDMAGAAVFLASPASDYVHGAILPVDGGWLAR from the coding sequence ATGAGCCTGTTCGATCTCTCCGGCCGCTGGGCGGTCGTCACGGGCGCCAATACCGGTATCGGCCGGGCAATCGCGCTCGGACTTGCCGAGGCCGGTGCCGATATCGTCGGCGTCGGTCGCTCGGCCATGACGGAAACCGCAGCGGATGTGAAGGCTGCTGGCCGGCGGTTTGTCGCCATTGCAGCGGATCTTTCCCAGGCCGGCAGCGCCGCGGCCGTCATCGGCAAGGCTCTGGCGGCCGGTGCGTTGCCGGATATCCTCGTCAACAATGCCGGCACCATCCGCCGGGCGGATTCGCTGGATTTCACGGAGGAAGACTGGGATGCGGTGCTCGACACGAACCTGAAATCGGTTTTCTTCCTCTGCCAGGCTTTTGCAAGGGCCGCGCTTGCGGCGGAACGGCGGGCGAAGATCATCAATATCGCCTCCATGCTCTCTTTCCAGGGCGGCGTCCGGGTTCCATCCTATACGGCGGCGAAGAGCGGCCTTGCCGGCATCACCAGGCTCCTGGCGAATGAATGGGCGGCGCGAGGTATCAATGTGAACGCCATCGCGCCGGGCTATGTCGAAACCAACAATACCGCCGCGCTCCGCTCCGATGTTGAACGCAATGCCGATATCCTCAAACGCATTCCGGCGGGCCGTTGGGCGCGACCGGAGGATATGGCCGGGGCGGCGGTTTTCCTTGCGAGCCCGGCATCCGATTACGTACATGGCGCCATCCTGCCCGTCGACGGCGGCTGGCTTGCCCGATGA
- a CDS encoding sugar ABC transporter substrate-binding protein: protein MKLTRLKAAAMAAGVATMMASTALAADVKATMIIYLDPSVQFFNPVVKGAQDAAAQFGVDLDVQYANNDPVRQNDLIESATASGVDGIAVAISSSDAFDESICAAVKAGIIVIGFNNDDLDGAKGNCRQAYVGMDEFASGYELGNRMIKEFGLKSGDVVFNPREIPEASFAVARGGGIEKAMTESGIKVETVRAGLDPAEAQNIIAQFLIANPNVKALFGTGSVTSTVGAGAIKDAGVDIPFGGFDLAVEIVNAVESGAMFATMDQQPYLQGYYPIAQIALAKKYGLTPTDVDTGQGAFLDKSRISSVKPLIGSFR from the coding sequence ATGAAATTGACCAGGTTGAAAGCCGCGGCGATGGCCGCGGGCGTTGCTACCATGATGGCGTCGACGGCGCTTGCCGCGGACGTCAAGGCCACGATGATCATCTACCTCGATCCGAGTGTCCAGTTCTTTAATCCGGTGGTGAAGGGCGCGCAAGACGCCGCCGCCCAGTTCGGCGTCGATCTCGACGTGCAATATGCCAACAACGATCCGGTGCGCCAGAACGACCTGATCGAAAGCGCGACCGCAAGCGGCGTGGACGGCATTGCCGTTGCGATCTCCTCGTCGGACGCCTTCGACGAGAGCATCTGCGCGGCCGTCAAGGCCGGCATCATTGTCATCGGCTTCAACAACGATGACCTCGACGGCGCCAAGGGCAATTGCCGCCAGGCCTATGTCGGCATGGACGAATTCGCCTCCGGTTATGAGCTCGGCAACCGGATGATCAAGGAATTCGGCCTGAAATCCGGCGATGTCGTCTTCAACCCGCGTGAAATTCCGGAGGCGAGCTTCGCCGTCGCCCGTGGCGGCGGCATCGAGAAGGCGATGACGGAAAGCGGCATCAAGGTGGAGACGGTGCGCGCCGGCCTCGATCCGGCCGAAGCGCAAAACATCATTGCGCAGTTCCTCATCGCCAATCCGAATGTAAAGGCGTTGTTCGGCACGGGTTCCGTCACCTCGACGGTCGGGGCGGGTGCGATCAAGGATGCCGGCGTCGATATCCCGTTCGGCGGCTTCGACCTTGCCGTCGAGATCGTCAATGCGGTGGAATCGGGGGCGATGTTCGCCACGATGGACCAGCAGCCCTACCTGCAGGGCTACTACCCGATCGCCCAGATCGCGCTTGCCAAGAAATACGGACTGACCCCGACGGACGTCGATACGGGGCAGGGCGCCTTCCTCGACAAGTCGCGCATCAGCTCGGTCAAGCCGCTGATCGGCAGCTTCCGCTGA
- a CDS encoding ATP-binding cassette domain-containing protein — translation MTATHSLPAKGQSVIRLSGVSKNFGAVSALTDIELDVKAGEVVALVGDNGAGKSTLVKVLAGVHQPSSGTIEFCGRQVSLDSPAKALDMGIATVFQDLALCENLDVVANLFLGHEMSPWALDEVAMEVRAWTLLRELAARIPSVREPIASLSGGQRQTVAIARSLLLNPKLIMLDEPTAALGVAQTAEVLNLIERVRDRGLGVIIISHNMEDVRAVADRIVVLRLGKNNGVFTPESSNQDLISAITGATDNSVSRRADRKAGEAQEHHGGAA, via the coding sequence ATGACAGCCACGCATAGTCTGCCCGCCAAGGGGCAATCGGTGATACGTCTCAGCGGCGTATCCAAGAATTTCGGGGCCGTGTCCGCGTTGACGGATATCGAGCTGGACGTGAAAGCCGGCGAGGTCGTCGCGCTGGTCGGCGATAACGGCGCCGGCAAGTCGACGCTGGTCAAGGTGCTCGCCGGCGTGCATCAGCCGTCGTCCGGCACCATCGAGTTCTGCGGCCGGCAGGTCTCGCTCGACAGCCCCGCCAAGGCGCTGGACATGGGCATCGCCACCGTCTTCCAGGATCTCGCGCTCTGCGAGAACCTCGATGTCGTCGCCAATCTCTTCCTCGGCCATGAAATGTCGCCCTGGGCGCTCGACGAAGTGGCGATGGAAGTGCGCGCCTGGACGCTGCTGCGCGAGCTTGCCGCGCGCATCCCCTCGGTTCGCGAACCCATCGCCTCGCTTTCCGGCGGCCAGCGCCAGACCGTCGCCATCGCCCGCTCGCTGCTGCTCAATCCAAAGCTCATCATGCTGGACGAGCCGACCGCCGCCCTCGGCGTGGCGCAGACGGCCGAGGTGCTGAACCTCATAGAGCGCGTGCGCGATCGCGGCCTCGGCGTCATCATCATCAGCCACAACATGGAGGACGTGCGCGCCGTAGCGGACCGCATCGTCGTGCTGCGGCTTGGCAAGAACAACGGCGTCTTCACGCCTGAATCGTCCAACCAGGACCTCATTTCCGCCATTACCGGCGCCACGGACAACTCCGTCTCGCGCCGCGCCGACCGCAAGGCCGGTGAAGCACAGGAACATCACGGGGGCGCCGCATGA
- a CDS encoding GntR family transcriptional regulator, giving the protein MTAGKDVNLESLKIDTGETAAAQVERDLRESIIRLELAPGMRLSEQEIATRMGVSRQPVREALIALGKSKLVDIRPNRGTVVVRISARQMMEARFVREAIETAVARRASESFDSWTRRKIDAILARQIAARDADDHNAFRREDEQFHIAIAEGAGCGLAWNAISDIKAHMDRVCNLQLRHPDSMTRLVAEHEAIINAIDTRNADTAEAAMRRHLNGILTDLPQIEAANPDLFE; this is encoded by the coding sequence ATGACGGCGGGAAAAGACGTGAACCTTGAATCCCTGAAAATCGATACCGGCGAAACCGCCGCAGCACAGGTGGAACGGGACCTGCGTGAATCCATCATCCGACTGGAACTCGCTCCCGGCATGCGGCTTTCCGAGCAGGAGATCGCGACCCGCATGGGCGTGTCGCGCCAGCCGGTGCGCGAGGCGCTGATCGCCCTCGGCAAGTCGAAGCTGGTCGATATCCGCCCGAACCGCGGCACGGTCGTCGTGCGCATTTCGGCGCGCCAGATGATGGAAGCCCGCTTCGTGCGCGAGGCGATAGAGACCGCCGTCGCCCGCCGCGCGAGCGAATCCTTCGACAGTTGGACCCGCCGCAAGATCGATGCGATCCTCGCCCGCCAGATTGCCGCGCGGGACGCGGACGACCACAACGCCTTCCGCCGCGAGGACGAGCAGTTTCACATCGCCATCGCCGAGGGCGCCGGTTGCGGCCTCGCCTGGAACGCGATCTCCGACATCAAGGCGCATATGGACCGCGTCTGCAATCTGCAGCTCCGCCACCCCGATTCCATGACGCGGCTGGTCGCCGAGCACGAAGCGATCATCAACGCCATAGACACGCGCAACGCCGATACCGCCGAAGCCGCCATGCGCCGCCACCTCAACGGCATCCTCACGGACCTGCCGCAGATCGAGGCCGCCAATCCCGACCTCTTCGAGTAG
- a CDS encoding LacI family DNA-binding transcriptional regulator, producing MNRTTPTKRTTIYDLAQLAGTSASAVSAVLNGNWKKRRISAKLAEKITKLAEEQGYALNMQASVLRRERSKIIGMLVPKYDNRYFGSIVEQFENLARERGLFPIITCTRRDPALEVEAARAMLSYQVDCLIATGATDPDRIVDLCAAAGVRTINLDLPGSRAPSVISDNYGGALELTRRVLANCEREYGVKAPLLFVGGRGTDHNTMERVRGFRDAHAQAGIAVDEALVQTCGYAPEKAESAMRQLAERTSDLPRGMFVNSTISLEGVMRWIRRSGHYAERMPHLGCFDWDPFVAMLGDHIEMVRQDVPKMLEAVFDIIDSGATDLRIVQVPPIMEKVG from the coding sequence GTGAATAGAACGACGCCCACGAAAAGGACGACCATCTATGATCTGGCGCAACTGGCGGGCACCTCGGCCAGCGCCGTGAGCGCCGTCCTCAACGGCAACTGGAAGAAGCGGCGCATCAGCGCCAAGCTTGCGGAAAAGATCACGAAACTCGCCGAGGAGCAGGGCTACGCGCTCAACATGCAGGCGAGCGTGCTGCGCCGCGAGCGCTCGAAAATCATCGGCATGCTCGTGCCGAAATACGACAACCGCTATTTCGGCTCCATCGTCGAACAGTTCGAAAATCTGGCGCGCGAGCGCGGCCTTTTCCCCATCATCACCTGCACGCGGCGTGATCCGGCGCTGGAGGTGGAGGCGGCGCGCGCCATGCTCTCCTACCAGGTCGACTGCCTGATCGCGACGGGTGCGACGGACCCCGACCGCATCGTCGACCTCTGCGCCGCTGCCGGCGTGCGCACCATCAATCTCGACCTGCCGGGGTCCCGCGCCCCCTCGGTCATTTCCGACAACTATGGCGGCGCCCTGGAGCTGACGCGGCGGGTGCTGGCCAACTGCGAACGGGAATACGGCGTGAAGGCCCCTCTCCTCTTCGTCGGCGGCCGCGGCACGGATCACAACACGATGGAACGCGTGCGCGGTTTCCGCGACGCTCACGCGCAGGCCGGCATCGCGGTCGATGAGGCCCTGGTGCAGACCTGTGGCTACGCACCGGAAAAGGCGGAAAGCGCGATGCGGCAGCTTGCCGAGCGAACGAGCGACCTGCCACGCGGCATGTTCGTCAATTCCACGATCTCGCTGGAAGGCGTGATGCGGTGGATCCGCCGTTCGGGCCACTATGCGGAGCGCATGCCGCATCTCGGATGCTTCGACTGGGATCCCTTCGTCGCCATGCTCGGCGACCATATCGAGATGGTGCGGCAGGATGTGCCGAAAATGCTCGAAGCCGTTTTCGATATCATCGATTCCGGCGCGACGGACCTCAGGATCGTGCAGGTGCCGCCGATCATGGAGAAGGTCGGCTGA
- a CDS encoding ATP-binding cassette domain-containing protein gives MSNLLELHNISKSFGALTALRNLSFHIGEGEVVGLLGDNGAGKSTTVNLISGIHKPTDGYLSVDGRKTLFTCRSDSADAGIETIYQHTALVDSLSITRNIFMGRELTDRFGFLRQGEMRDIAMEVLQNAVHISGIDSPDTLVGNLSGGQKQAVAIARAVYFKKRVLLLDEPTSALSVRETEALLNQVLKLKAENVSSVLVTHNIYHAYQVCDRFVIMSHGTKVFDVAKADTTINQLTEYVVLT, from the coding sequence ATGTCCAATCTTCTCGAACTGCACAATATTTCCAAAAGCTTCGGCGCGCTTACGGCGCTGCGCAATCTCAGTTTCCATATCGGTGAAGGCGAGGTGGTGGGCCTGCTCGGCGATAACGGCGCCGGCAAGTCGACGACGGTCAACCTGATCTCCGGTATTCACAAGCCGACGGACGGCTATCTCAGCGTCGATGGCAGGAAGACGCTTTTCACCTGCCGCTCGGATTCGGCCGATGCCGGCATCGAGACGATCTACCAGCACACCGCGCTGGTCGACAGCCTCTCCATCACCCGCAACATTTTCATGGGCCGCGAACTGACGGACCGTTTCGGCTTCCTTCGGCAGGGCGAGATGCGCGACATCGCCATGGAGGTGTTGCAGAACGCCGTGCATATCTCGGGCATCGATTCCCCGGATACGCTGGTCGGCAATCTCTCGGGCGGGCAGAAGCAGGCCGTCGCCATCGCGCGCGCCGTCTATTTCAAGAAGCGGGTGCTGCTGCTCGACGAGCCGACCTCGGCGCTCTCCGTGCGCGAAACGGAGGCGCTGCTGAACCAGGTGCTGAAGCTGAAGGCGGAGAACGTCTCCAGCGTGCTGGTGACGCACAACATCTACCACGCCTACCAGGTCTGCGACCGCTTCGTGATCATGAGCCACGGCACCAAGGTCTTCGATGTCGCCAAGGCCGACACGACGATCAACCAGCTCACCGAATATGTCGTGCTCACCTGA
- a CDS encoding aldehyde dehydrogenase family protein — MLSNFIAPDAHDPRLNIKSRYRMLVDGKSVDAASGKTIDRISPGHAGALVGTWPEASADDVRLAIAAARRAFDTGPWPRMSGAERSRLMFKVADLILVHQEELALAESLEVGKPIAQARGEIGFCADLWSYAAGQARALEGQSHNNIGDDRLGLVLREPVGVVGIVTPWNFPFIIASERVPWAIGAGCTVVLKPSEFTSGTSIRMAELAREAGIPDGVFNVVTGYGDPAGQVLAEDPGVDMVAFTGSVRVGTKLGEIAARSVKRVGLELGGKGPQIVFADADLEAAADGIAYGVYHNAGQCCISGSRLLVEESIRDALMERLLDISRRVTFGDPLNERTKIGAMISEAHAQKVHSYVEAGVASGAKLLLGGERVGREAGLYYAPTVFAGVTPGMSIAREEIFGPVLSTLTFRTADEAVAMANATEFGLSASVWSSNLENALQSIRRIRAGRCWINSVIDGTPELPIGGYKKSGLGRELGRYGFDEYSQFKGVHVTLGRPAPWFA; from the coding sequence TTGCTGTCCAATTTTATAGCACCCGACGCCCATGATCCCCGGCTGAATATTAAATCCCGCTATCGGATGCTTGTCGATGGCAAGTCGGTCGATGCGGCATCGGGAAAGACCATCGACCGTATAAGCCCCGGCCATGCCGGCGCCTTGGTCGGCACCTGGCCGGAGGCCTCGGCGGATGACGTGCGTCTGGCGATCGCGGCGGCACGCCGCGCCTTCGACACGGGCCCCTGGCCGCGCATGTCGGGCGCTGAGCGCTCGCGCCTGATGTTCAAGGTGGCGGACCTTATCCTTGTCCATCAGGAGGAACTGGCGCTCGCCGAGAGCCTGGAGGTCGGCAAGCCGATCGCGCAGGCGCGCGGCGAGATCGGTTTCTGCGCCGACCTCTGGTCCTACGCGGCCGGGCAGGCCCGCGCGCTGGAGGGCCAGAGCCACAATAATATCGGCGACGACCGCCTCGGCCTCGTGCTGCGCGAGCCGGTCGGTGTCGTCGGCATCGTCACGCCCTGGAACTTCCCCTTCATCATCGCTTCCGAACGCGTGCCGTGGGCCATCGGCGCCGGCTGCACGGTGGTGCTGAAGCCCTCGGAGTTCACCTCGGGCACCTCCATCCGCATGGCCGAACTGGCGCGCGAGGCGGGCATTCCGGATGGCGTCTTCAATGTCGTCACCGGCTATGGCGATCCCGCCGGACAGGTGCTGGCCGAGGATCCCGGCGTCGATATGGTGGCCTTCACCGGCTCCGTTCGCGTCGGCACGAAGCTCGGCGAGATCGCGGCACGCAGCGTCAAGCGCGTCGGGCTGGAACTCGGCGGCAAGGGGCCGCAGATCGTCTTTGCCGATGCGGATCTGGAAGCGGCCGCAGACGGCATCGCCTATGGCGTCTATCACAATGCCGGCCAGTGCTGCATTTCCGGCAGTCGCCTGCTGGTCGAGGAAAGCATCCGCGATGCATTGATGGAGCGGCTGCTGGATATCTCCCGCAGGGTCACATTCGGCGACCCCTTGAATGAGCGCACGAAGATCGGCGCGATGATCTCCGAGGCGCATGCGCAGAAGGTGCATTCCTATGTGGAGGCCGGCGTCGCCTCCGGCGCGAAGCTTCTGCTCGGCGGTGAAAGGGTTGGCAGGGAAGCCGGCCTCTATTACGCGCCGACGGTCTTTGCCGGCGTCACGCCCGGCATGTCGATTGCCCGCGAGGAGATCTTCGGTCCCGTGCTTTCGACACTGACCTTCAGGACGGCGGACGAGGCTGTGGCGATGGCCAATGCCACGGAATTCGGTCTGTCGGCCTCCGTCTGGTCCAGCAATCTCGAAAACGCCCTGCAGAGCATCCGCCGCATTCGCGCCGGCCGCTGCTGGATCAACAGCGTGATCGACGGCACCCCGGAGCTGCCGATCGGCGGCTACAAGAAGAGCGGCCTCGGCCGCGAGCTCGGTCGCTACGGTTTCGACGAATATTCGCAGTTCAAGGGCGTGCATGTCACGCTCGGGCGCCCGGCGCCCTGGTTCGCATAA